The Virgibacillus sp. SK37 region GGAATGAAATGTATAGTTATCCTAAGTTGATTCATACTAAAAAAACAGCTGGTGATTTTTAAGTATCAAGATAATATCTGGAATAACGAAATAAGGAAAAATCACTAAGAAATGCATCAAAGAAAGCGAGGTTGCTAACGAATGAAAGCAACAGGAATTGTTCGACGTATTGATGATTTGGGTAGAGTAGTGGTCCCCAAAGAAATTAGAAGAACTTTACGCATCCGTGAAGGAGATCCTTTGGAAATATTTGTAGACAGAGAAGGGGAAGTTATTTTAAAAAAATACTCTCCTATTAATGAGTTAGGTAATTTTGCAAAAGAATATGCAGAGGCTTTATTTGATTCCCTGCAATCTCCTGTGTTTATCTGTGATCGAGATGAAATAATTGCAGTAGCAGGTGAGTCAAAGAAGGATTATTTAAACAAAAATATTAGTACACAACTAACAAAAATTATTGAAGAAAGAAATCAAGTGTTTGTTACAGATGCCAGTACTCTGGAGCTTGTAGAAGGAAACGAAGAGGAATTAAATTCTTATTGTATTAGCCCTATCATTGCAAATGGAGACCCAATTGGATGTGTAATGATTGTTTCAAAAGATGGTGAGAAAATCACAAATGTAGAGCAAAAATCAATTGAAACAGCGGCGGGATTCTTGGCAAGACAGATGGAATAATACTTATATGGGCAGCAAAAAACAGTATGTACTGTTTTTTGCTTTTTTTTAATTAAAAAAAATT contains the following coding sequences:
- the spoVT gene encoding stage V sporulation protein T translates to MKATGIVRRIDDLGRVVVPKEIRRTLRIREGDPLEIFVDREGEVILKKYSPINELGNFAKEYAEALFDSLQSPVFICDRDEIIAVAGESKKDYLNKNISTQLTKIIEERNQVFVTDASTLELVEGNEEELNSYCISPIIANGDPIGCVMIVSKDGEKITNVEQKSIETAAGFLARQME